DNA from Parvularcula marina:
TGTGACGTCAGGCGTTGCAAAAAGGACAAGCTGCGTCCCCGGTGCCGAGGTCATATTCCCCATCGGTACTTTGATCCGACGAGGCGGGGTCGGCGCATTCGGATCGGCCGCACTATCCACCATGTGAAAGCTGAGCTGGCCTTGCGCATTGATAACGTTCTGGAGGGCTTCGCTATCGGAATTGCCCGGCACCTGGACGACCAACCGGTTCGGCCCTTGCCGTTGGATCTGAGGCTCTGTCGTCCCCATCGCGTCAATCCGGCGGCGGATGACCTCGATCGAACTTGAGACAGCATCGTCAGCGTAGAAAGTCTGCGCCTCGTCCGTCATGGCGATGGTGATATTCTGTCCGTCCTGCGTGATGCGGACATCGCGGCCTGCGCCTGCGAGCCCGCCAATCCCGCCGAGTGGCCTTGCCAGCGGTCGCAGGGAACGCATGGCCCGGTCGACATCATCGGCATTGGTGATCGGAACAGTAAGGCTGTAATTCTCCGTATCAACATTAATGGCGCCGAAGGTGATCCGCCCCTCATCCCCGCGCCGCAGCAGGCGACGGATGTCCGATTGCATCGAAGTGATCCGGTTGACCAGCACTTCGTCGGTGTCGACCTCGAGGAGGAGGTAGGAGCCCCCCTGAAGGTCGAGGCCAAGGGTTACGCGCGTATCGGCGAAGCCGGGAACCTGAGCGTATCCGCTATCTGACGTTGGATCTTTCGGGAAAAAATTCGGAACAGTGAAATAGGCGCCGAGCAGGATGAGAAAGATAACCGTCCCGACCTGCCATTTGTTGAACTGGAGCATTGAGGGAGAGCCTTAAGATTTTTTCTCGGCAGGTTCCGTGCGCGAGCGGACATTGGTGATGGTCGCTTTAACGACGCTGGCCTGAACGCCGTCGGCGATCTCCACCATCACTTCTTCGCCTTCAGAGGCTTTGACGACCTTGGCGACAATACCGCCAGCGGTGACCACTGTGTCGCCGCGCTTGATGTTCGAGATCATTTCCTGATGACGCTTGCGGGCCTGATTCTGCGGCCGGATCAGCAGGAAATAGAAGACCACAAACATGAGGCCCATCATGATGAAGAAATCGAGACCCATGCCCGGGGGTTGAGCGGCGGCGGTACCCGCGGCTGCGGCGGTGAGTGAGAACATCTAGGCCTCCCTGTCCTGCTTGGTCAGCCATATGGTAACCGGCGGACGGATTGTTAAGTGTGCGAAACCGAGCGCGCGCTATAAAGGCAAGCCGGGGGAACTAGCAACAGGCAGGTTTCGCTCAGAGCTTCGAAATCGACGCGTAAAACTTCCCATTCGGCCCGCGTTCGATCTCTGTTTCAGGCGTAATGGTGATTTGAGGCGTGTAGCCGAATTCTACGGCGAATGCAGCCTCGACACGGGCCAGAAACTCCTGCTGAGGCATGACGCCCTCCTCGCGCACTGCGCGCAGCTCAAATCGCTCCATTTCGTGCTGGATGACCTGATATTGCGACATGCCGGGTATGTCCCGCAGCGCCACAGAAAGGTGGGTGAAGGGAATGCGCCGCCCGTCCCGGTGCATGAGCGCGCCTCTGATCTTGCCGATCAGCTTGGAAATCGCCGGCATTTTCACAATACCGCAGGGGCAGGTCGCGGGCGCCGCCATATCCCCAATGTCGTAGCGGATCAGCGGGGAGCGCGTGTTGAAGTAATCGGTGATGACAAGGCGGCCGATCTCGCCCTCTTCAGCTGGTTCATCACGGTCATTGAGGATCTCGACCCCCAGCTTGCGAGCGAGGAGATGATGAAAGTCGGGCTCCTTAGGACAACGCGGCGCGATGATGCCGAACTCCATCGAGCTGTAGACCGACCAGATCCTCGCTTTCGGGAAAGCCTGCCGGATCACTTCTTCCTGCGCCGGCTCCAACAGCTCCGCATAAAGACCGACACAAGTGATGAAGCTGATGTCGCGCCCGGCCTCCAGTACAGCCTTTGCTAGCGCTTCAGCGGATGTTGGATAGGTCGTCAAGCCTTGTGCGCCAGCCTCTTTGTACCGCTGCTCGAGGATATGGATCTGCTCATCAAGAGGCGTGCGGATGTCATATTGCGCGGTCCGCGCGTTCGGCGCGGTCTTGTGAAGATGGATAAAGGCGGTCGCGTTCGGCACTGCCCCGACCCAGCGGAGCGAGGCCTGATTGGCTTCAAACTCCAGCTTCATCCTCTGGGGCGACCAGGCGATGCGCACCGGCACGCCCGTTGAGCCCGAGGTGCGCGCTGTCTCCTTGTGCCCGTTCAGCAGCAAGTCATTGGAGGCAAGGATGTCGCCCCGCGAGAGCAGCGGCGCCTCAACAGGCTCTCCGGCCAACCGCTCCCTATAGAAAGGATGATTTTCACGGCGCACCGCTTCGATCAGGCGCGTATAGCGCTCTTTGGCATGCGGATCGCATCGCAGGGATTGCGGGATGAGGACGGTCACAGCGCTATTATGAACAATCTTGATTACCAGAGCATTTTTACGTTCCGGGGCCGGGCCTATAATGAGGCCATGGCGGCCTTTCCCGATGCACGGGAGAATGAGCGAAGCGCCCTCCTCGAGCTGCTCGAACTTTCCGCCACCGACCATTTCCTCGATACGCCAGCGGGAGGCGGATATTTATCTGAAGGGCTTGCAGCCCGGTTTGGCGATGGTCTCTTCGTCACTTGCGTTGAGCCAGCAAAAGAATTTGGAGCCGTCATCGATCCTTCCTTCGAGGTCATCAACGCGCCGATGATCGATGTGCCGCTTGATGATGGGTCCGTGACCGCGATTGGCAGTCTTGCAGGCCTTCATCATTTCAAGAGCCGTGCGCCGGTCTTTGCCGAATGGGCACGGCTCCTCGCCCCGCAAGGACAGCTTGGCGTTGCGGATGTCGCGGCGGGCACCCCGACCGCCGAATTCCTCAACGGTTTTGTCGACCGGCACACGCCGCAGGGCCATGACGGCGTCTTTATCGAGCCCGGTGAGTTCAGCCGCCTGATGGAAGAGAACGGAATTGAGGTCTATACGGAAGAACTGGTCGATGTGCCGTGGATATTCCCGCGCCGTGAGGATGTCGGCGCCTTCTGCAAGAAGCTCTTCTTCCTCGAAACCGCGAGCGAGGAGCAGGTCACCAACGCCATCGATGAGACTTTAGGCATTCAG
Protein-coding regions in this window:
- a CDS encoding class I SAM-dependent methyltransferase, whose translation is MNNLDYQSIFTFRGRAYNEAMAAFPDARENERSALLELLELSATDHFLDTPAGGGYLSEGLAARFGDGLFVTCVEPAKEFGAVIDPSFEVINAPMIDVPLDDGSVTAIGSLAGLHHFKSRAPVFAEWARLLAPQGQLGVADVAAGTPTAEFLNGFVDRHTPQGHDGVFIEPGEFSRLMEENGIEVYTEELVDVPWIFPRREDVGAFCKKLFFLETASEEQVTNAIDETLGIQYQAEFDHWLMNWQLIYASGRKTI
- the yajC gene encoding preprotein translocase subunit YajC: MFSLTAAAAGTAAAQPPGMGLDFFIMMGLMFVVFYFLLIRPQNQARKRHQEMISNIKRGDTVVTAGGIVAKVVKASEGEEVMVEIADGVQASVVKATITNVRSRTEPAEKKS